From a region of the Thermomicrobium roseum DSM 5159 genome:
- a CDS encoding [LysW]-aminoadipate kinase produces MLVVKLGGSAGIDPALTLDDLAALWPEHRIVFIHGANAVLDEWMRRLGREPRLVTSSTGQVSRFTDRETMDLMLMVYAGLVNKRLVEGLQQRGINAVGLTAMDGRIASGPRKDVLRAIENGKPKVLRGDYAGSIEQVDTRLLDLLLDNGYLPVLTPPAVSDQGEAINVDGDKLAMQLAVALRAEALVILSNTPGLLRDVRDPASLIATIDVSDPASVEAAMTAAQGRMKKKVEAGCKAVQSGIGRVVFADARLPQPIQRALAGVGTVLTAGSRVEVRP; encoded by the coding sequence GCAGGTATCGATCCGGCGTTGACGCTCGACGATTTGGCGGCCCTCTGGCCGGAGCACCGGATCGTGTTCATTCACGGTGCGAACGCCGTGCTCGACGAGTGGATGCGCCGGCTGGGGCGTGAACCTCGGTTGGTCACCTCGTCGACCGGACAGGTGAGCCGGTTCACCGACCGGGAGACGATGGACCTCATGCTCATGGTCTACGCTGGTCTGGTGAACAAGCGGCTGGTCGAGGGCTTGCAGCAGCGCGGCATCAATGCGGTCGGCCTCACTGCGATGGATGGTCGGATCGCGAGTGGACCACGCAAGGACGTCCTGCGAGCGATCGAGAACGGCAAGCCGAAGGTCCTGCGTGGCGACTATGCCGGTAGCATCGAGCAGGTCGATACGCGACTCCTCGATCTCCTGCTCGACAACGGGTATCTCCCGGTCCTGACACCACCGGCCGTGAGCGACCAGGGCGAGGCGATCAACGTCGACGGCGACAAGCTCGCGATGCAGCTGGCGGTGGCCTTGCGGGCCGAGGCGCTGGTCATCCTCTCCAATACGCCTGGACTGTTGCGCGACGTGCGCGATCCGGCATCGCTCATCGCGACGATCGATGTCAGCGACCCTGCTTCGGTGGAAGCAGCGATGACGGCAGCGCAAGGTCGCATGAAGAAAAAGGTGGAAGCCGGCTGCAAGGCGGTCCAATCGGGGATCGGGCGCGTCGTCTTCGCCGATGCACGCCTCCCGCAGCCGATCCAGCGTGCCCTGGCGGGGGTCGGAACTGTGCTGACCGCTGGTAGTCGTGTCGAGGTGCGGCCATGA
- a CDS encoding aspartate aminotransferase family protein, which yields MTARSTSAILQLDESLQPPLYAKRGIVLVRGEGAWLYDSDGQRYLDLMSNYGVNILGHAHPRVTAAIVAQASRLLSCHQSFASDVRAAFLEKLLAVAPHGLSRAFLSNSGAEAVEAALKFAWAVTGRRKVVAAKRGYHGRTLGALAATGEPKYRQPFLAVLPEVVHVPYGDAAALAEAVDNDTAAVILEPVQGEGGIYPAEPGYLAEVRRITREAGALLVLDEVQSAFRTGAWFACEHAGVSPDLLCVAKGLANGVPIGATLMTEDVALALPAGVHGSTFGGNPLACAAGLATLETLEDDRLIPGAAELGLYFRQQLLALGHPLVRDVRGIGLMLGLDLKVRSTPVLKALQERGVLALPAGTTVVRLLPPLILSRDEVDLAVARIAQALDAVRER from the coding sequence ATGACGGCACGATCGACGAGCGCTATCCTCCAGCTGGACGAGTCGCTGCAGCCGCCGCTCTACGCCAAGCGGGGTATCGTGCTGGTTCGTGGCGAGGGCGCCTGGCTCTACGACAGTGACGGCCAGCGGTACCTCGACCTGATGAGCAACTACGGCGTGAATATCCTGGGTCACGCGCACCCACGCGTCACGGCAGCGATCGTGGCTCAGGCGAGTCGGCTCTTGAGCTGTCACCAGTCGTTCGCCTCGGATGTCCGGGCAGCGTTTCTCGAGAAGCTGCTCGCGGTCGCACCGCATGGACTTTCGCGGGCGTTCCTGAGCAACTCGGGTGCCGAGGCGGTCGAGGCTGCGCTCAAGTTCGCCTGGGCCGTGACCGGTCGGCGCAAGGTCGTCGCGGCGAAGCGTGGGTATCACGGGCGCACGCTCGGAGCGCTGGCGGCTACCGGCGAACCCAAGTACCGGCAACCGTTCCTGGCTGTCCTGCCGGAGGTGGTTCACGTCCCCTACGGTGATGCCGCTGCACTGGCCGAGGCAGTGGACAACGACACGGCGGCGGTGATCCTGGAGCCGGTGCAGGGCGAGGGCGGCATTTACCCGGCGGAACCGGGCTACCTTGCGGAGGTGAGACGGATCACCCGCGAGGCTGGTGCCTTGCTCGTGCTCGACGAGGTCCAGTCCGCCTTCCGCACGGGAGCCTGGTTCGCCTGCGAGCATGCCGGCGTGTCGCCGGATCTCCTCTGTGTCGCCAAGGGTCTGGCCAACGGTGTTCCGATCGGTGCGACCCTGATGACGGAAGATGTCGCCCTCGCTTTGCCGGCCGGGGTACACGGGAGCACGTTCGGCGGGAACCCGCTGGCCTGCGCAGCAGGTCTGGCCACGCTGGAAACGCTGGAGGACGACCGGCTCATCCCGGGAGCAGCGGAACTGGGCCTGTACTTCCGCCAGCAGTTGCTTGCGCTCGGTCATCCCCTCGTGCGCGATGTGCGAGGGATCGGGCTCATGCTCGGCCTGGACCTCAAGGTCCGGTCGACCCCGGTCTTGAAAGCGCTGCAAGAGCGTGGCGTCCTGGCCTTGCCGGCGGGGACAACGGTCGTCCGCTTGCTCCCACCGCTGATCTTGTCGCGCGACGAAGTCGACCTAGCGGTCGCGCGTATCGCGCAGGCACTCGATGCGGTCCGCGAGCGCTGA